The proteins below are encoded in one region of Arthrobacter sp. CJ23:
- a CDS encoding NAD(P)-dependent alcohol dehydrogenase, giving the protein MTTSTTQTPLLGQPELPATMRASILQRQGEMTMETLPIPNLEAGQVLVQVSAVGVCGSDVHYYEHGRIGDFVVDHPLILGHELAGRIAAVGSAVDPARIGARVAVEPQRPCRSCKQCKAGRYNLCPEIKFYATPPVDGAFAEYVTIQSDFAYDIPDNVSDEAAALIEPLSVGLWACERAQIKPGSRVLIAGAGPIGIIAAQAARAFGASEIYITDIAEDRLAFALEHGATHALNAKTDSVEGLDVDSFIDASGAPQAVRSGIKAVGPAGRVILVGLGADDVELPVSYIQNREIWLSGVFRYTNTWPLAIQLLADGKVDLDILVTGKFTLAESEAALKAGKQPGQLKAVVYPGR; this is encoded by the coding sequence ATGACAACCTCAACCACCCAGACTCCCTTGCTCGGACAGCCCGAACTGCCGGCCACCATGCGCGCTTCCATCCTGCAGCGCCAAGGTGAGATGACCATGGAAACCCTGCCAATACCGAACCTTGAGGCCGGCCAGGTCCTGGTGCAGGTTTCGGCCGTCGGCGTCTGCGGCAGCGACGTCCACTACTACGAGCACGGCCGGATCGGCGACTTCGTGGTGGACCACCCGCTGATCCTCGGCCACGAACTCGCCGGCAGGATTGCCGCCGTCGGAAGTGCCGTGGACCCGGCCCGCATAGGTGCGAGGGTCGCCGTCGAGCCCCAACGCCCATGCCGCAGCTGCAAGCAGTGCAAGGCCGGGCGCTACAACCTGTGCCCTGAGATAAAGTTCTACGCAACCCCGCCGGTGGACGGCGCCTTCGCCGAGTACGTCACCATCCAGAGCGACTTCGCGTACGACATCCCGGACAACGTCAGCGACGAAGCGGCTGCGCTGATCGAGCCGCTCTCGGTGGGGCTCTGGGCTTGCGAACGTGCGCAGATCAAGCCGGGCAGCAGGGTCCTGATCGCTGGAGCGGGACCCATCGGCATCATCGCGGCTCAGGCCGCTCGTGCCTTCGGTGCGAGCGAGATCTACATCACGGACATCGCCGAGGACCGCCTCGCGTTCGCTCTGGAACACGGCGCCACGCACGCGCTGAACGCGAAGACTGACAGCGTGGAAGGGCTCGACGTCGATTCCTTCATCGACGCTTCCGGCGCGCCTCAGGCGGTCCGTTCCGGAATCAAAGCCGTCGGACCCGCGGGCCGCGTGATCCTGGTGGGGCTCGGCGCGGACGACGTCGAACTCCCTGTTTCCTACATCCAGAACCGCGAGATCTGGCTGTCCGGCGTCTTCCGGTACACGAACACCTGGCCGCTGGCCATCCAGCTGCTCGCCGATGGCAAGGTGGACCTGGACATCCTGGTCACGGGCAAATTCACCCTGGCCGAATCCGAGGCCGCGCTCAAGGCGGGCAAGCAGCCCGGGCAGCTCAAAGCAGTGGTGTACCCGGGCCGATGA
- a CDS encoding carbohydrate kinase: MNHRELRDSPVLTVIGEALVDIIRDPRQPGSQAHPGGSPLNVAVGAARLGLGTRLVTHYADDLHGRMLEEHLKSNGVAVLKGGTAPTSTATATLGLDRAATYVFDISWDIEGASITAAARDSTHVHTGSIAAMLAPGDRSTLAFVEATRERATISYDPNCRPAISPDADSARAQVERFVAASDIVKASDEDLLWLYPDSTPERALAAWLQLGPALVALTRGAAGPVLLTRQGRVEMAAESVTVADTVGAGDSFMSGLISGLAQLGALGRGGRQRLHSLTLDELKALSAYANSAAAITCSRPGANPPDSAELGLLF; this comes from the coding sequence ATGAATCACAGGGAACTGCGGGACAGCCCAGTCCTCACGGTCATCGGGGAGGCGCTCGTCGACATCATCAGGGACCCTCGCCAACCCGGATCCCAAGCACACCCGGGCGGCAGTCCCCTGAACGTTGCCGTCGGGGCAGCAAGGCTGGGCCTGGGGACGAGGCTTGTGACGCACTACGCCGATGACCTTCACGGGCGCATGCTCGAAGAGCACCTGAAATCCAACGGTGTCGCCGTGCTCAAGGGTGGAACTGCACCGACCTCAACGGCGACCGCCACCCTTGGCCTGGACAGGGCCGCAACTTACGTCTTTGACATCAGCTGGGATATCGAGGGGGCTTCGATCACGGCGGCCGCTCGGGATTCCACCCATGTCCACACGGGGTCGATTGCTGCCATGTTGGCACCAGGCGACCGCTCAACGCTGGCGTTCGTGGAGGCAACGCGGGAGCGCGCCACCATCAGTTACGATCCCAACTGCCGCCCTGCCATCAGCCCGGATGCGGACTCGGCGCGGGCTCAGGTGGAACGGTTTGTAGCGGCCAGCGACATCGTGAAAGCCAGCGACGAAGACCTTCTCTGGCTCTATCCGGACAGCACACCGGAGCGGGCGTTGGCGGCATGGCTGCAACTTGGCCCGGCACTGGTGGCGCTAACCAGGGGAGCAGCGGGCCCGGTCCTCCTAACGCGCCAGGGACGGGTCGAGATGGCCGCCGAGAGCGTCACCGTAGCGGATACCGTGGGGGCTGGTGACTCGTTCATGTCTGGCCTCATTTCGGGCCTGGCGCAGCTTGGAGCCTTGGGCCGCGGCGGAAGGCAACGACTGCACAGCCTCACCTTGGATGAGTTGAAGGCACTTTCCGCCTACGCCAACAGTGCCGCGGCGATCACCTGTTCCAGACCCGGAGCCAACCCGCCCGATTCGGCCGAACTTGGGCTGTTGTTCTAA
- a CDS encoding LacI family DNA-binding transcriptional regulator — translation MTGKRRPTLMDVAEAAGVSRALVSIVMRDVPGASDATRRRVQEAAQALGYRPDSRARLLRSSRTRLLGVSFSTSQPFHSEIVDAAYAAAQLRGYEIALSAVANGRPEPRAVEALLDLGCEALILISPTLGVRQLAGYTARIPVVSLLRDDAGESVDSVSSDDHAGIRIAVEHLTSLGHRRIAHVDGGEAVSAAQRRDAFRQEMLARGLDPQNIPGGPYEEAGMEAGIQLRDNMPTAVIAFNDRCALGVIESLRAAGLRVPEDVSVLGYDDSQFARLSYVQLSSISQDAPLLAAAAVERAIDRLEGSGPPAHFVGTPHLVLRKTTAPPASQSQPNG, via the coding sequence ATGACCGGGAAGCGCCGCCCCACGCTAATGGATGTGGCCGAGGCTGCGGGTGTGTCGCGGGCCCTGGTCTCGATCGTCATGCGTGACGTGCCAGGGGCCTCGGACGCCACGCGGCGCAGGGTGCAGGAAGCAGCGCAGGCGCTCGGCTACCGGCCGGACAGCCGAGCCAGGCTCCTCCGCAGCAGCCGCACACGGCTGCTGGGCGTCAGTTTCTCCACCTCGCAGCCCTTCCACTCCGAAATCGTGGACGCAGCCTATGCGGCCGCCCAATTGCGCGGCTACGAAATCGCCCTCAGCGCGGTGGCCAACGGACGTCCCGAACCTCGTGCGGTGGAGGCCCTTCTGGATCTTGGCTGCGAGGCCCTGATCTTGATTTCGCCGACACTGGGCGTGCGGCAACTGGCGGGGTACACGGCCCGGATCCCCGTGGTCAGCCTGCTGCGCGACGATGCCGGTGAGTCCGTCGATTCCGTCAGCAGCGACGACCACGCAGGCATCCGGATCGCCGTCGAGCATCTCACGTCCTTGGGGCACCGACGCATCGCCCATGTGGACGGCGGCGAGGCCGTTTCGGCAGCCCAACGGCGCGATGCCTTCCGGCAGGAGATGCTCGCCCGGGGGCTGGATCCCCAGAATATTCCTGGCGGGCCATATGAAGAAGCCGGCATGGAAGCCGGGATACAGCTGAGGGACAACATGCCCACCGCTGTCATCGCCTTCAACGACAGGTGCGCCCTCGGCGTCATCGAGAGCCTCCGAGCCGCAGGGCTTCGGGTCCCGGAGGACGTTTCCGTCCTGGGCTATGACGACAGCCAGTTCGCGCGGCTCAGCTACGTGCAGCTATCGTCCATCAGCCAGGACGCACCCCTCCTGGCCGCCGCCGCCGTGGAGCGGGCCATCGATCGGTTGGAAGGCTCCGGCCCGCCGGCCCACTTCGTGGGAACGCCACACCTGGTCCTTCGCAAGACCACCGCGCCACCCGCCAGCCAAAGTCAACCGAACGGTTGA
- a CDS encoding DUF2871 domain-containing protein, which translates to MKKLLYASFSYAAAGVLSGLYYREFTKANGFSGDSQLGLVHTHWLVLGFIVLLIVLALEQLFRISAAAPKLSAWFFGIWNAGVVITGGIMLVKGSMVVAGVDASSKALSGIAGMGHILLTAGLVLLFLALRKAVLAQLPHSVRAVKGPAEEADDDGGRVPSSNLT; encoded by the coding sequence GTGAAAAAACTTCTCTACGCCTCCTTCAGCTATGCCGCCGCCGGCGTCCTCTCCGGCCTCTACTATCGCGAATTCACCAAGGCCAACGGCTTCTCCGGCGACTCCCAGCTCGGCCTGGTGCACACGCACTGGCTGGTCCTGGGCTTCATCGTCCTGCTCATTGTGCTGGCGCTCGAACAGCTCTTCCGGATCTCCGCCGCGGCACCGAAACTGAGCGCGTGGTTCTTCGGTATCTGGAACGCGGGCGTGGTCATCACAGGCGGCATCATGCTGGTGAAGGGGTCCATGGTGGTGGCCGGGGTAGATGCCTCGTCCAAGGCGCTGTCCGGCATCGCGGGCATGGGCCACATCCTGCTCACGGCGGGGCTGGTGCTGCTCTTCCTGGCGCTGCGCAAAGCCGTGCTGGCCCAGCTTCCCCATTCGGTACGCGCGGTGAAGGGACCCGCCGAAGAGGCAGACGACGACGGCGGGCGCGTGCCGTCGTCGAACCTCACCTAA
- a CDS encoding DUF6855 family protein, producing MAAGTKDDPWLLTTPPGSSDYTMYKDEAADPPAIVCQVGSTKLLYHLRAIEDLHAWLTEQGDWVPLGAADEGKDAAEGSVEAWGRDAGNPVGGWYGLRKGYRGRFGMYMPPLLEVLGLAELTHEKRNNSMRAIAPK from the coding sequence ATGGCCGCCGGAACCAAAGACGACCCCTGGCTGCTGACCACGCCTCCGGGTTCGTCCGACTACACGATGTACAAGGACGAGGCCGCCGACCCTCCGGCAATCGTCTGCCAAGTGGGCTCCACCAAGCTGCTGTACCATCTCCGGGCCATCGAGGACCTGCACGCCTGGCTCACGGAGCAGGGCGACTGGGTTCCGCTCGGCGCCGCGGACGAAGGCAAGGATGCCGCCGAAGGCAGCGTTGAAGCCTGGGGCCGCGACGCCGGCAATCCTGTGGGCGGTTGGTACGGCCTCCGTAAGGGCTACCGCGGCCGTTTCGGCATGTACATGCCGCCGTTGCTGGAGGTGCTCGGCCTCGCCGAACTCACGCACGAGAAGCGGAACAACAGCATGCGGGCCATCGCGCCCAAGTAG
- a CDS encoding DUF6278 family protein has protein sequence MSGSDDSAEPPQLLPAGLPKGHAEYNPEDAPPSVQALTDVGGYDELLAVFKARGLELPRSEAGLAAVDDFIGSNVNGEQSAELARPIGMFYGDVLTHAVAGAHWEVVEDRFPLVRVTGKTTVDVVRIAQKRLVSEEPTLLQNFAHVLELRHDS, from the coding sequence ATGAGTGGGTCGGACGATTCGGCTGAACCGCCGCAGCTCCTACCGGCGGGACTGCCAAAGGGACATGCCGAGTACAACCCAGAGGACGCGCCACCATCTGTGCAGGCGCTGACAGACGTCGGAGGGTATGACGAACTTCTTGCCGTCTTCAAAGCGAGAGGACTTGAGTTGCCGCGCTCGGAGGCGGGCCTTGCCGCCGTCGATGATTTCATCGGGAGCAACGTGAATGGGGAGCAGTCGGCAGAACTTGCCCGGCCCATCGGAATGTTCTACGGAGATGTGCTCACCCATGCTGTTGCCGGAGCGCACTGGGAAGTGGTCGAGGACAGGTTCCCCTTAGTCCGTGTCACCGGGAAGACCACGGTTGACGTCGTTCGCATAGCCCAAAAGCGGCTTGTATCCGAAGAACCTACACTTCTGCAGAACTTTGCCCATGTCCTTGAACTTCGCCACGACTCCTGA
- a CDS encoding MFS transporter, which produces MATLRALRPFAHREYRVLIAALAISIFGSGMWAVAMVYQVIHLGGGPLELSLVATAASVGLVAFVLAGGIAADRVPQRLLIIAVEGTNLAVIGAISLLAMTGALQLWHLALGAFVLGVGAAFFFPAYSAILPRILPADDLLAANGMEGTMRPILQQAAGPAVAGVVVAALSPAWAVTGVSACHLLAFIILNFLGRHALDAPPNGAVDGGASGDGGASRASGGAGGKPAKTSFFHDLREGVAYTVRTPWLLWTLIWACLSVLFLIGPIEVLIPFVVRDQLGGDSRMFGFLLAVMGVGGAAASLATASFKLPRRYLSVMIVSWGVGTLPLAAVGIMDNFWVLAAALFIFGATGGVGMVIWGTLLQRRVPPHLLGRVSSLDFFVSLALMPVSMALSGPAAAVVPIWLIFLGAGLVCPIMAVVALFAARMTTDEIENPLDSNPVPVPAPAPSDEPEDESAARSRD; this is translated from the coding sequence ATGGCTACCCTGAGAGCCCTCCGACCCTTCGCCCACCGCGAATACCGCGTGCTGATCGCGGCCCTGGCCATCTCGATCTTCGGTTCCGGCATGTGGGCCGTGGCCATGGTTTACCAGGTGATCCACCTCGGTGGCGGGCCCCTTGAACTGTCCCTCGTGGCCACGGCCGCGAGCGTCGGACTTGTCGCGTTTGTGCTCGCGGGCGGGATCGCCGCGGACCGTGTGCCGCAACGGCTGCTGATCATCGCCGTCGAGGGCACCAATCTGGCCGTCATCGGCGCCATCAGCCTGCTGGCCATGACGGGCGCATTGCAGCTCTGGCACCTCGCCCTGGGCGCGTTCGTCCTGGGCGTGGGCGCCGCGTTTTTCTTCCCTGCGTACTCGGCCATACTGCCGCGCATCCTCCCGGCCGACGATCTCCTGGCGGCCAACGGCATGGAGGGCACCATGCGGCCCATCCTGCAGCAGGCCGCCGGTCCGGCCGTCGCCGGTGTGGTGGTGGCGGCGCTCTCGCCCGCGTGGGCGGTCACCGGGGTGTCGGCCTGCCACCTGCTGGCGTTCATCATCCTGAACTTCCTTGGAAGGCACGCGCTCGACGCTCCGCCGAACGGCGCCGTCGACGGCGGGGCTTCGGGCGACGGCGGGGCTTCTCGCGCCAGTGGCGGGGCGGGCGGCAAGCCCGCGAAGACCTCGTTCTTCCATGACCTGCGCGAAGGCGTTGCCTATACGGTCCGCACGCCCTGGCTGCTGTGGACGCTCATCTGGGCGTGCCTGTCCGTGCTGTTCCTGATCGGGCCCATCGAGGTGCTGATCCCGTTCGTCGTCAGGGACCAGCTGGGCGGCGACTCGCGCATGTTCGGGTTCCTGCTTGCCGTCATGGGCGTCGGCGGGGCGGCGGCATCCCTCGCGACCGCCTCGTTCAAGCTCCCCCGGCGGTACCTGTCGGTGATGATCGTGTCCTGGGGCGTCGGCACCCTGCCGCTGGCCGCCGTCGGGATCATGGACAACTTCTGGGTGCTCGCGGCCGCGCTGTTCATCTTCGGCGCCACCGGCGGCGTGGGCATGGTTATTTGGGGCACGCTGCTCCAGCGCCGGGTGCCGCCGCATCTGCTGGGCAGGGTGTCGAGCCTGGACTTCTTCGTGTCCCTGGCACTCATGCCGGTGTCCATGGCGCTGTCCGGACCGGCCGCGGCCGTGGTGCCGATCTGGCTGATTTTCCTGGGCGCCGGGCTGGTGTGCCCCATCATGGCCGTGGTGGCACTCTTCGCCGCGCGGATGACAACGGACGAGATCGAGAACCCGCTGGATTCGAACCCGGTTCCGGTTCCCGCTCCCGCTCCCAGCGACGAGCCTGAGGACGAATCAGCTGCCCGCTCTCGGGATTGA
- a CDS encoding DUF1905 domain-containing protein, giving the protein MALKYSFKARLWHYPEEAGWYFLTLPEDLAAEIREDTAPFRRGFGSVKVTATVSGQSWSTSLFPDSKSSSYLLPVKKAIRVAAGIGVGDQVHVRLGVSEAD; this is encoded by the coding sequence ATGGCGCTGAAGTATTCGTTCAAGGCCAGGCTGTGGCACTATCCGGAAGAAGCCGGATGGTACTTTCTCACGCTTCCGGAAGACCTTGCGGCAGAGATCCGGGAGGACACGGCGCCATTTCGTCGCGGCTTCGGCTCCGTCAAGGTCACGGCCACCGTTTCCGGGCAGAGTTGGTCCACATCGCTCTTCCCGGACAGCAAGAGCAGTTCCTATCTTCTGCCCGTCAAGAAGGCAATCCGGGTAGCAGCAGGCATCGGTGTGGGCGACCAGGTGCACGTCCGCCTCGGGGTGTCCGAGGCAGACTGA
- a CDS encoding LamB/YcsF family protein, producing MDLNADLGESLGSWNMGDDASMFRIVSSANVACGFHAGDPLTMLDSCRAAFELDVRVGAHVGYRDLHGFGRRSMDMSFDELFGDVLYQLGALDGMAHAVGASVDYVKPHGALYNRIVHDTDQAEAVVAAIHAYDPGLPVLGLPGSALLRLTEESGHPVFREAFVDRAYQPDGTLVPRSQEGAVLHDVGAVVAQAVRLAKQGEIVAVDGTVVPVRADSLCVHGDTPGAVQMAAAVRAGLEEAGIGIEAFA from the coding sequence GTGGATCTTAACGCTGATCTGGGGGAGTCCCTGGGCTCCTGGAACATGGGAGACGACGCCTCCATGTTCCGCATCGTAAGCAGCGCCAACGTGGCCTGCGGCTTCCACGCGGGCGACCCCCTGACCATGCTGGACAGCTGCCGCGCCGCCTTCGAGCTCGACGTCCGCGTGGGCGCCCACGTCGGCTACCGGGACCTGCACGGCTTCGGCCGCCGCTCCATGGACATGTCCTTCGACGAACTCTTCGGCGACGTCCTCTACCAGCTCGGCGCCCTGGACGGCATGGCCCACGCAGTGGGTGCCTCCGTGGACTACGTGAAGCCGCACGGCGCCCTCTACAACAGGATCGTGCACGACACCGATCAGGCCGAGGCCGTGGTGGCCGCCATCCACGCCTACGATCCGGGGCTGCCCGTCCTCGGCCTGCCCGGCTCCGCGCTGCTGCGCCTCACCGAGGAATCCGGCCACCCCGTCTTCCGCGAGGCCTTCGTGGACCGCGCCTACCAGCCGGACGGTACCCTGGTGCCGCGCTCGCAGGAAGGCGCAGTACTGCACGACGTCGGAGCCGTGGTCGCGCAGGCCGTGCGCCTTGCGAAGCAGGGCGAGATTGTCGCGGTGGACGGAACGGTGGTGCCGGTGCGGGCGGACTCGCTCTGCGTCCACGGGGATACCCCCGGCGCAGTGCAGATGGCCGCGGCCGTCCGTGCCGGGCTCGAGGAAGCCGGTATTGGGATTGAAGCCTTCGCCTGA
- a CDS encoding biotin-dependent carboxyltransferase family protein, with protein MGAVVMDPGALTLVRGTGRALDRAALRLANSLLGNPGTATGLEVLLGGLRLRFVTASAIAVTGAEGMVQLNGAELPLNQAVRVAPGTVLDFGPALFGIRYYLAVQGGIEAGPEPLRAGDSLEFGRLAGGNGVAANGGSTEPHNHLARRAPDPGRPVVLRVDPGPQAREFDADAWFRLTNEPWTLSPDSDRVGARLLGRPLTPPRTEAAASHGLVAGSVQVPPSGLPQICLADHPATGEDPVIAVVQDADLDLLAQARPGQMVHLLG; from the coding sequence ATGGGTGCCGTGGTGATGGACCCGGGCGCTCTGACCCTGGTGCGCGGCACCGGCAGAGCCCTCGACCGGGCGGCGTTGCGCCTGGCCAATTCATTGCTCGGCAACCCCGGGACAGCGACGGGGCTTGAAGTCCTGCTGGGCGGGCTGCGGTTGCGGTTCGTCACCGCCTCCGCCATTGCAGTCACGGGGGCCGAGGGCATGGTGCAGCTCAACGGCGCCGAGCTGCCCCTGAACCAGGCCGTCCGCGTCGCCCCGGGAACGGTCCTGGACTTTGGGCCCGCGCTGTTCGGAATCCGCTACTACCTGGCGGTCCAGGGCGGCATTGAGGCGGGGCCGGAGCCACTGCGCGCCGGGGATTCCCTGGAGTTCGGGCGGCTGGCGGGTGGCAACGGCGTGGCGGCCAACGGCGGTTCCACGGAACCCCACAACCACCTGGCCAGGCGTGCCCCGGATCCCGGACGTCCCGTCGTGCTCCGCGTGGATCCCGGCCCGCAGGCCCGGGAGTTCGACGCCGATGCCTGGTTCCGCCTCACCAACGAACCGTGGACGCTGTCGCCGGACTCGGATCGAGTGGGCGCACGGCTGCTGGGCCGGCCGCTCACGCCGCCCCGGACGGAAGCAGCCGCCTCCCACGGCCTGGTTGCTGGCTCAGTCCAGGTGCCGCCGTCGGGCCTTCCGCAGATCTGCCTCGCCGACCACCCGGCCACGGGCGAGGACCCCGTGATCGCCGTGGTGCAGGACGCCGACCTGGACCTCCTGGCGCAGGCGAGGCCCGGGCAGATGGTGCATCTGCTGGGGTAG
- a CDS encoding dienelactone hydrolase family protein gives MAYIDLSDASAKAGGSRQLGGYLAEPEGDGPFPAVLMIHEAFGVNDVIRSHADRLAAAGYLTLAVDLYSDGGARRCLVSTMRAMISGTGKAFTDLGTARTWLGNSERSTGKTGVIGFCMGGGFALLVARDGFDAASVNYGQLPRHLEESLRGACPLVANYGGRDHTLPGAAAKLKSALNGLGIENDVKEFPTSSHAFMNEVDLAPKLLRPLNRIMGIKPDPEASPEAWQRIEDHFGKYLKESGGS, from the coding sequence ATGGCATACATCGATCTGAGCGATGCGAGCGCCAAAGCCGGCGGCTCGCGCCAGCTGGGCGGGTATCTGGCCGAGCCTGAAGGCGACGGCCCTTTTCCGGCCGTCCTGATGATCCACGAAGCCTTCGGTGTGAACGATGTGATACGCAGCCATGCGGACCGGCTGGCCGCAGCCGGTTACCTGACGCTGGCCGTGGACCTCTACAGCGACGGCGGCGCTCGCCGCTGCCTTGTGAGCACCATGCGGGCCATGATCTCTGGTACCGGCAAGGCCTTCACTGATCTGGGTACCGCACGGACCTGGCTCGGCAATTCGGAGCGCAGCACCGGAAAGACGGGTGTGATCGGTTTCTGCATGGGCGGCGGCTTTGCCTTGCTTGTGGCCAGGGACGGCTTCGATGCTGCGTCCGTGAACTACGGGCAACTCCCCAGGCACCTTGAGGAGTCCTTGCGCGGCGCCTGTCCCCTGGTGGCCAACTACGGCGGCCGGGACCACACGCTGCCGGGCGCGGCCGCCAAGCTGAAGTCCGCCCTCAACGGCCTTGGAATCGAGAATGACGTCAAGGAGTTTCCCACCTCCAGCCACGCCTTCATGAATGAAGTCGACTTGGCACCGAAACTGCTGCGTCCGCTGAACCGCATCATGGGCATCAAGCCGGACCCGGAGGCTTCCCCCGAGGCGTGGCAGCGGATCGAAGACCACTTCGGGAAATACCTCAAAGAATCCGGGGGCTCTTAG